The Bifidobacterium coryneforme genome segment CACTCATTGAACCGGAGGTGACCACCCTGGCAGAGATGCCCCGTGTTCTTCATCCAGGCCGGGGCGCTCCAGGGGGAGGCGATGATTCGCACGGCCGGATTGATGGAGAGGATTTCCCTGACGACCGGGATGATGTACTTGAAGTCCTTGGTGGCATCGGGCGCGCCCGGTTCCCCTTCACCCAGGGAGAAGTGTTTCAGGTCCTTGTCATGGTCCCCGTAGGGAATGTCGTCATAGGTGTAATACGGCTGGGAGGACGGTTCGCAGGACCCCAGGGGAATGCGGATGCAGGAGAACCCGGCCTTGTCGGGATTGAACATGTCGTCCAACATGGCATGGCGTTGTTCCTTGGACTGGCATCCCCAGATCAGCGAGGCTGCGGCATCGGTGATGGCGGCTCCGGCACCCAACCAGGGCTGATGCTGTTGACTCGGGTCGATGACTATCGGCGTGGCACCATCAGGGGTATCGGCGAACCCCGGCGAATCCAGGGGGCGCCGCCGGTCCGACAGGTCTCCCGATGTCACGGTCCAATACTGGTTGCTGAACATGTGCGTCATTGCATTCCTCTTAACGTCGACCTCGAACGGGAAGAATCAGGGCAGTAAACCAAGATACAGAGGCATAGTAACATATTTAATCACTATTGCTCAACTTGAGTCAGAAACAATCAACTGCTGATATAGATCATCACGACGGTCGCGAACGCCCCATCTACATCGATGAAGGTTCCCCCTCGTCGGCTCCGCTCCGACCCGGCCAAACCTCATTGCGATATGAAAAACCCCGCTCCATGGAGAACCATGGTGCGGGGCTTGCAGTTCAAGCAGCTCCTTCAGGAGCCTGCAATCACTTGAGCTCGACGGTGGCGCCGGCTTCTTCCAGCTGGGACTTCGCCTTGTCGGCGTCTTCCTTCTTGGCACCTTCCAGAACGGGCTTGGGGGTGTCGTCGACCAGAGCCTTGGCGTCGGCCAGGCCCAGGTTGGTGATGGCGCGAACGGCCTTGATGACCTGGATCTTCTTGTCGCCAACGCTGGAGAGGATGACGTCGAACTCGGACTTCTCCTCCTCGGCCGGTGCGGCTGCACCGGGGGCGGCGGCAACGGCTGCCACGGGAGCGGCGGCCTCAACGTCGAACTCATCCTCGAACTTCTTGACGAAGTCGGACAGCTCGACCAGGGTCATTTCCTTGAACGCGTCGATGAGCTCATCAGCAGAGAGCTTAGCCATGATGGCTTCCTTTCATTTGTGGCAACCGGTGTATTTGGTTGACCGGCCACCGAACATTCTTTTGTTTACAGCAGCTTGAATCAGGGCCGAGGGCCTTGAACTCAAGCGGCCTTTTCCTGCTTCTCGCGCAGCGCATCGAAGGTGCGCACGGCCTTGGTAGGCA includes the following:
- the rplL gene encoding 50S ribosomal protein L7/L12, whose product is MAKLSADELIDAFKEMTLVELSDFVKKFEDEFDVEAAAPVAAVAAAPGAAAPAEEEKSEFDVILSSVGDKKIQVIKAVRAITNLGLADAKALVDDTPKPVLEGAKKEDADKAKSQLEEAGATVELK